One segment of Phaeacidiphilus oryzae TH49 DNA contains the following:
- a CDS encoding AMP-dependent synthetase/ligase, producing MGSTFFNDLRAARSRPELAGRARAELRRDPDGRVREARVPPLVPPSDSGSLADLPFANAAGDPAATALERQVGPGSWRPVSAEVFARDVADTARGLIAEGLEPGARVAVMSRTRYEWAVLDFAVWAAGGQVVPIYPTSSAEQVAWIVQDSEAVLLFAENAEQAAVAEEGATAAAETSAEADASPIPVRVIDPGRNTGTPPALPGLAEAGAAIPDARLTERRAALTPDTIATLIYTSGTTGRPKGCVLTHGNLRAEAANVIELLLPVFRAVTSEQPSTLMFLPMAHVLGRALVIACLLGRITVGLYPSIRPDELRPELKAFRPTFLVAVPYFFEKVHDTARQTAEKLGRGSSFVRADRIAVEYARAELDRLLGRGAGPGPGLRLAHRLYDLLVYRRVRKELGGRVRYAISGSSALDPRLSLFFFGCGLLVYEGYGLTETTAAATVTPPLEPRLGTVGLPVPGTAVRIAADGEVLISGGIVSREYWRNEDATKASRELTDSQEWFATGDLGELDEDGYLTIVGRKKDILITSGGKNVSPGQLEDRLRSRPPIGQVMVVGDGRKYISALITLEPEAVRHWLAHRRRPVDTPLAELREDPEMLADVQAAVDYANQSVSRAESIRRFRILDAEWTVENGLLTPSLKVKRHEVSSRFAEDVAGLYAGEGNG from the coding sequence ATGGGCAGCACCTTCTTCAACGACCTCCGGGCCGCCAGATCCCGGCCGGAGCTGGCCGGCCGGGCCCGGGCGGAGCTCCGGCGGGACCCGGACGGCAGAGTGCGGGAGGCCCGGGTGCCCCCGCTGGTCCCGCCGTCCGACTCCGGCAGCCTCGCCGACCTGCCGTTCGCCAACGCCGCCGGCGACCCCGCCGCGACCGCCCTCGAACGCCAGGTGGGACCGGGCAGTTGGCGGCCGGTCAGCGCCGAGGTCTTCGCCCGGGACGTGGCCGACACCGCCCGCGGACTGATCGCCGAGGGCCTGGAGCCGGGCGCGCGGGTGGCGGTGATGTCCCGCACCCGCTACGAGTGGGCGGTGCTGGACTTCGCGGTCTGGGCGGCCGGCGGGCAGGTGGTCCCGATCTACCCGACCTCCTCGGCCGAGCAGGTGGCCTGGATCGTCCAGGACTCCGAGGCGGTGCTGCTCTTCGCGGAGAACGCCGAACAGGCCGCGGTCGCCGAGGAGGGCGCCACCGCGGCCGCCGAGACCTCGGCCGAGGCCGACGCCTCGCCGATCCCGGTGCGGGTCATCGACCCCGGGCGGAACACCGGGACCCCGCCCGCACTGCCCGGCCTCGCGGAGGCCGGCGCCGCGATACCCGACGCGCGGCTCACCGAACGCCGGGCGGCGCTGACCCCCGACACCATCGCCACTCTGATCTACACCTCCGGGACCACCGGCCGCCCCAAGGGCTGCGTCCTCACCCACGGCAACCTGCGGGCCGAGGCCGCGAACGTGATCGAGCTGCTGCTGCCGGTCTTCAGAGCGGTGACGAGCGAGCAGCCGAGCACCCTGATGTTCCTGCCGATGGCCCACGTACTGGGCCGCGCCCTGGTGATCGCCTGCCTCCTCGGCCGGATCACCGTCGGCCTCTACCCGAGCATCCGGCCGGACGAGCTGCGCCCGGAGCTGAAGGCCTTCCGGCCCACCTTCCTGGTCGCCGTCCCGTACTTCTTCGAGAAGGTGCACGACACCGCCCGGCAGACGGCCGAGAAGCTCGGCCGGGGCTCCTCGTTCGTCCGGGCCGACCGGATCGCGGTGGAGTACGCCCGCGCCGAGCTGGACCGGCTGCTGGGCCGCGGCGCCGGGCCGGGCCCCGGCCTCCGGCTCGCCCACCGCCTCTACGACCTGCTGGTCTACCGGCGGGTGCGGAAGGAGCTGGGCGGCCGGGTCCGGTACGCGATCAGCGGCAGCTCGGCCCTGGACCCCCGGCTCAGCCTCTTCTTCTTCGGCTGCGGGCTGCTGGTCTACGAGGGCTACGGCCTGACCGAGACCACGGCCGCGGCCACCGTCACCCCGCCGCTCGAACCCCGGCTGGGCACGGTCGGCCTCCCGGTCCCCGGCACGGCGGTCCGGATCGCGGCCGACGGCGAGGTGCTGATCAGCGGCGGCATCGTGTCCCGCGAGTACTGGCGCAACGAGGACGCCACCAAGGCCTCCCGTGAGCTGACGGACAGTCAGGAGTGGTTCGCCACCGGCGACCTGGGCGAGCTGGACGAGGACGGCTACCTCACCATCGTCGGCCGCAAGAAGGACATCCTGATCACCAGCGGCGGCAAGAACGTCTCCCCCGGCCAGCTGGAGGACCGGCTGCGCAGCCGCCCGCCGATCGGCCAGGTGATGGTGGTCGGCGACGGGAGGAAGTACATCTCGGCGCTGATCACCCTGGAGCCGGAGGCCGTCCGGCACTGGCTGGCGCACCGGAGGCGCCCGGTGGACACGCCCCTCGCCGAGCTGCGCGAGGACCCGGAGATGCTGGCCGACGTGCAGGCCGCGGTGGACTACGCCAACCAGTCGGTCTCCCGCGCCGAGTCGATCCGCCGCTTCCGGATCCTGGACGCCGAGTGGACGGTGGAGAACGGCCTCCTCACCCCGTCCCTGAAGGTCAAGCGGCACGAGGTGAGCAGCCGGTTCGCCGAGGACGTGGCGGGCCTCTACGCCGGAGAGGGGAACGGCTGA
- a CDS encoding acetyl-CoA C-acetyltransferase → MTGTERPAAVRRVAIVGGNRIPFARADGPYATAGNQEMLTAALDGLAERFGLAGQRLGEFAAGAVLKHSRDFNLARETVLGSTLDSRTPAYDLQQACGTGLEAVVLIANKIALGQIDSGVAGGVDTTSDAPLGVNDQLRRILLAARRARGTGARLRALAGLRPGHLVPDIPRNSEPRTGLSMGEHAARTAAAWGISRADQDALAAASHRRLAAAYDRGFLDDLVTPFRGLTRDQNLRPASTVESLARLKPVYGKDLAGAGPTMTAGNSTPLTDGASTVLLASEEWAAERGLPVLAYVEHARTAAVDFTAGEHRADGLLMAPAYAVPPLLDDLGLKLGDLDLYEIHEAFASQVLATLAAWESPEFCRERLGRDEPLGTVDRERLNVAGSSLAAGHPFAATGGRIVATLAKALHEKAAEERRNGTGRRLRGLISVCAAGGQGVTAVLST, encoded by the coding sequence ATGACGGGGACCGAACGCCCGGCGGCCGTGCGCCGGGTAGCGATCGTCGGCGGCAACCGCATCCCCTTCGCCCGCGCCGACGGCCCGTACGCGACCGCGGGCAACCAGGAGATGCTGACCGCCGCCCTGGACGGTCTCGCCGAGCGGTTCGGCCTGGCCGGGCAGCGGCTCGGCGAGTTCGCCGCCGGAGCGGTGCTCAAGCACAGCCGGGACTTCAACCTCGCCCGGGAGACCGTCCTCGGCAGCACCCTGGACTCCCGCACCCCCGCCTACGACCTCCAGCAGGCCTGCGGCACCGGGCTGGAGGCGGTGGTGCTGATCGCCAACAAGATCGCCCTCGGCCAGATCGACAGCGGCGTCGCCGGCGGGGTGGACACCACCAGCGACGCGCCGCTCGGCGTCAACGACCAGCTGCGCCGGATCCTCCTCGCCGCCCGCCGGGCCCGCGGCACCGGCGCCCGGTTGCGCGCGCTGGCCGGCCTCCGCCCCGGCCACCTGGTCCCCGACATCCCCCGCAACTCCGAGCCGCGCACCGGCCTCTCGATGGGCGAACACGCCGCCCGGACCGCCGCCGCCTGGGGGATCTCCCGCGCGGACCAGGACGCGCTGGCCGCCGCCAGCCACCGGCGGCTCGCCGCCGCCTACGACCGGGGCTTCCTGGACGACCTGGTCACCCCGTTCCGCGGACTGACCCGCGATCAGAACCTCCGCCCGGCCAGCACGGTGGAGTCGCTGGCCCGGCTCAAGCCGGTCTACGGCAAGGACCTCGCCGGCGCCGGGCCCACCATGACCGCCGGCAATTCCACCCCGCTCACCGACGGCGCCTCCACCGTCCTGCTGGCGAGTGAGGAGTGGGCCGCCGAGCGCGGGCTCCCCGTCCTGGCGTACGTCGAGCACGCCCGCACCGCCGCGGTGGACTTCACCGCCGGCGAGCACCGCGCGGACGGGCTGCTGATGGCCCCCGCCTACGCCGTCCCGCCGCTCCTCGACGACCTCGGCCTCAAGCTGGGCGACCTCGACCTCTACGAGATCCACGAGGCCTTCGCCTCCCAGGTGCTGGCCACCCTGGCCGCCTGGGAGAGCCCGGAGTTCTGCCGCGAGCGGCTCGGCCGGGACGAGCCGCTGGGTACCGTGGACCGGGAGCGGCTCAACGTGGCGGGCTCCTCGCTCGCCGCCGGCCACCCGTTCGCCGCCACCGGCGGCAGGATCGTCGCCACCCTCGCCAAGGCCCTCCACGAGAAGGCGGCGGAGGAGCGGCGGAACGGGACCGGCCGCCGGCTCAGGGGCCTGATCTCCGTCTGCGCGGCCGGCGGCCAGGGCGTCACGGCGGTCCTCAGCACCTGA
- a CDS encoding SCP2 sterol-binding domain-containing protein, producing MSTPLAQELAGLDFSAISPEEFAGIVKGRSGKEIGEVMRGELRARIIDAVFARTGDRFRPEAAGSLRALVRWKITGGEGEETVYETDIADGVCEVRAGRGDGTPRTTLTMGDAEFLKLFSGNTSPITLFMTRRLKVAGDVALASGLARYFDIPKP from the coding sequence ATGAGCACCCCACTCGCCCAGGAACTCGCCGGGCTCGACTTCTCGGCCATCTCCCCGGAGGAGTTCGCCGGAATCGTCAAGGGCCGGTCAGGCAAGGAGATCGGCGAGGTGATGCGGGGCGAGCTGCGCGCCCGCATCATCGACGCGGTCTTCGCGCGGACCGGCGACCGCTTCCGGCCGGAGGCGGCCGGCTCGCTCAGGGCTCTCGTCCGCTGGAAGATCACCGGCGGTGAGGGCGAGGAGACCGTCTACGAGACCGACATCGCGGACGGCGTCTGCGAGGTGCGAGCCGGGCGCGGCGACGGCACCCCGCGCACCACGCTGACCATGGGCGACGCCGAGTTCCTGAAGCTCTTCTCCGGGAACACCAGCCCGATCACCCTCTTCATGACCCGCAGGCTCAAGGTCGCCGGCGATGTCGCGCTGGCCTCCGGACTGGCCCGCTACTTCGACATCCCCAAGCCCTGA
- a CDS encoding MFS transporter → MRSADPADRGSLAEPAAPGGAGERSLGRSGGPAPAPGSALPARSLVVAGLSTVVEWYDFTLYLYMATIMARVFYRGDESSVLITLAVFAVAYVLRPLGAVFFGRIGDRVGRRRVLLASMAVMCGAMWATAVLPTYRQVGIAAGGLLFLMRCVMGFSVGGEYNTVLTYLVEGAEERRRGLVASLASAGSEIGGLLAVGAAAATAALVPDGDMDTWGWRLPYAFGALLATGTLLARRGMAESPDYAPQPGGTPAAPAGPAAPAAVDGGPRAGEESSRAFPTAPEAPEAAETAEAAEAPEAPAAPAAAPTARPPRSTRALPALLRADWKPISRAFVMSAVGSVTYYGGVTYVTTFLTQDAGFSEADSLWLSTGASAVVIAATPLAGGLGDRFGRRPLLTAITALAVLLPVSMFALMASGAAAAALLGACVLAAIAGAFSAVAASAGPELFPTADRLTGLALGNATATAVFGGVTPYISEWLVHATGWDLAPGAFTAAVALLALPVLWLMPETAPLRVRARRERLQAK, encoded by the coding sequence ATGCGCAGTGCGGACCCGGCGGACCGGGGGAGCCTGGCGGAACCGGCGGCGCCGGGGGGCGCGGGTGAGCGCAGCCTCGGCCGTTCCGGCGGCCCCGCCCCCGCCCCCGGCTCCGCGCTGCCGGCCCGCTCGCTGGTGGTGGCCGGCCTCTCGACGGTCGTCGAGTGGTACGACTTCACGCTGTACCTGTACATGGCCACGATCATGGCCAGGGTCTTCTACCGGGGCGACGAGTCCTCGGTGCTGATCACCCTGGCCGTCTTCGCGGTGGCATACGTCCTCCGGCCGCTGGGGGCGGTCTTCTTCGGCCGGATCGGTGACCGGGTCGGGCGCCGCCGGGTGCTGCTGGCCTCGATGGCGGTGATGTGCGGGGCGATGTGGGCCACCGCGGTGCTGCCCACCTACCGGCAGGTCGGCATCGCCGCCGGCGGGCTGCTCTTCCTGATGCGGTGCGTGATGGGCTTCTCCGTCGGCGGCGAATACAACACCGTGCTGACCTATCTCGTCGAGGGAGCCGAGGAGCGCAGGCGCGGACTGGTGGCCTCGCTGGCCTCGGCAGGCAGCGAGATCGGCGGCCTCCTCGCGGTCGGCGCCGCCGCCGCGACCGCGGCACTGGTTCCGGACGGCGACATGGACACCTGGGGCTGGCGGCTGCCCTATGCCTTCGGCGCACTGCTGGCCACCGGCACGCTGCTGGCCCGGCGCGGAATGGCGGAGTCCCCGGACTACGCCCCGCAGCCGGGCGGGACCCCGGCCGCTCCGGCGGGCCCGGCCGCCCCGGCGGCGGTCGACGGAGGCCCGCGGGCCGGCGAGGAATCCTCGCGGGCCTTCCCAACGGCCCCCGAAGCGCCTGAAGCCGCCGAGACCGCCGAAGCCGCCGAAGCCCCCGAGGCCCCGGCCGCCCCGGCCGCCGCCCCAACGGCCCGCCCGCCGCGCAGCACCCGAGCCCTCCCGGCACTGCTTCGCGCCGACTGGAAGCCGATCTCCCGCGCCTTCGTGATGTCCGCCGTCGGCTCGGTCACCTACTACGGCGGCGTCACTTATGTGACCACCTTCCTCACCCAGGACGCCGGGTTCTCCGAGGCGGACTCGCTGTGGCTGTCGACCGGCGCCTCGGCGGTGGTGATCGCCGCCACGCCGCTGGCCGGCGGGCTCGGCGACCGGTTCGGCCGCCGCCCGCTGCTGACCGCGATCACCGCACTGGCGGTGCTGCTGCCGGTGTCGATGTTCGCGCTGATGGCGAGCGGGGCGGCGGCCGCGGCACTGCTCGGCGCCTGTGTGCTGGCCGCCATCGCGGGGGCGTTCAGCGCGGTCGCAGCCTCCGCCGGGCCCGAGCTCTTCCCGACCGCGGACCGCCTCACCGGGCTCGCGCTCGGCAACGCCACCGCCACGGCGGTCTTCGGCGGGGTGACCCCGTACATCTCGGAGTGGCTGGTGCACGCCACCGGCTGGGATCTGGCGCCGGGCGCCTTCACCGCCGCCGTCGCCCTCCTCGCCCTGCCCGTGCTGTGGCTGATGCCGGAGACGGCGCCGCTGCGGGTCCGCGCCCGGCGCGAGCGGCTTCAGGCGAAGTAG
- a CDS encoding MaoC family dehydratase, translating to MTELTSPPGLLGAYARALLPKPAPGSAPKPVPGSAPAAGSGRPEPRLRLRDRPVDRRRLARYRELCGFPADSGALPVTYPHLEAFPLSMALMARRDFPLPLLGLVHIGNTVQRLRPIGPEERLDYQVTVAAPRPHPKGTSVEVTAEASAGSGAVAWRSVSTYLRRGSRPGDAAAAAGPAGRKPAEPDPVVPDAVDPDLDEDWRLPSGLGRAYAAVSGDRNPIHLHPLTARLFGFPRHIAHGMWTKARCLAALEGAGLLPEGPYEARVEFRAPVLLPAHVRLRADAEGFRLTGTGDRPRTHLRGTIGRPGAGAPARPGQAPSS from the coding sequence ATGACCGAACTCACCTCCCCACCCGGCCTGTTGGGCGCGTACGCCCGGGCGCTGCTGCCGAAGCCGGCGCCGGGCTCCGCGCCGAAGCCCGTGCCGGGATCCGCGCCGGCCGCCGGCTCCGGCCGCCCCGAGCCGCGGCTCCGGCTGCGCGACCGGCCGGTGGACCGCCGCCGACTGGCCCGCTACCGCGAGCTCTGCGGCTTCCCGGCCGACTCCGGCGCCCTCCCCGTCACCTATCCGCATCTGGAGGCCTTCCCCCTCTCCATGGCGCTGATGGCCCGCCGGGACTTCCCGCTGCCGCTGCTCGGGCTGGTGCACATCGGCAACACCGTCCAGCGGCTGCGCCCGATCGGCCCCGAGGAGCGGCTGGACTACCAGGTCACCGTCGCGGCCCCGCGACCCCACCCGAAGGGCACCTCGGTGGAGGTCACGGCGGAGGCCTCGGCCGGCTCGGGCGCGGTCGCCTGGCGGTCCGTCAGCACCTACCTCCGGCGCGGGAGTCGTCCCGGTGACGCCGCCGCGGCCGCCGGGCCCGCCGGCCGGAAGCCCGCCGAGCCGGACCCGGTCGTCCCCGATGCAGTCGACCCCGACCTGGACGAGGACTGGCGGCTGCCCTCCGGACTCGGCCGGGCGTACGCCGCCGTCTCGGGCGACCGCAACCCCATCCACCTCCACCCCCTCACCGCCCGCCTCTTCGGCTTCCCCCGGCACATCGCCCACGGGATGTGGACCAAGGCACGCTGCCTGGCCGCGCTGGAGGGCGCCGGACTGCTGCCCGAGGGCCCGTACGAGGCGCGGGTGGAGTTCCGTGCGCCGGTGCTGCTGCCGGCGCACGTCCGGTTGCGCGCGGACGCCGAGGGCTTCCGGCTCACCGGTACGGGTGACCGACCGCGCACCCATCTGCGCGGAACAATCGGCCGTCCCGGCGCCGGTGCCCCGGCCCGTCCGGGGCAGGCGCCGTCCAGTTGA
- a CDS encoding 3-oxoacyl-ACP reductase, protein MPDRPDRTSDRYLRWTRSPAGAFLAKRVGLPVPTTLRRQRPGDPDLRGPVLLGFAGGDDGTPTGRFVKTLPELLTSLGSEAGGEARPVDEHPEPAALVFDATGITDPSGLADLYAFVHPRIRSLARCGRLIVLGTPPELADGPAESAAQRALEGFVRSAGKELRRGSTAHLLLVEPGAEEGVESALRFALSARSAYVSGQVLRIGAAARSSAAPADRSRPLDGRTALVTGGSRGIGEAVAETLARDGARVVVLDVPAQEAAAKAVAERIGGSASALALDITAADASRRLAEHFGPGGLDVLVHNAGIIRDRTLARMSRAEWDAVIGVNLSAPQRITGALLADGTLADAARVVCTASISGIAGNVGQANYAASKAGLIGLVGALGRDRRTLERGITVNAVAPGFIETSMTASIPLFVREAGRRMTSLNQGGLPVDVAEAVAFLAAPGSGAITGQVLRVCGQALLGA, encoded by the coding sequence ATGCCGGACCGGCCGGATCGCACCTCCGACCGCTACCTGCGGTGGACCCGGAGCCCGGCGGGCGCCTTCCTCGCGAAGCGGGTGGGCCTGCCCGTGCCGACCACCCTCCGCAGGCAGCGCCCGGGCGACCCCGACCTCCGCGGCCCGGTACTCCTCGGCTTCGCCGGAGGCGACGACGGTACGCCCACCGGACGGTTCGTCAAAACCCTTCCTGAGCTGTTGACTTCACTGGGTTCGGAGGCGGGCGGGGAGGCCCGGCCGGTCGACGAGCACCCGGAGCCGGCCGCGCTGGTCTTCGACGCGACCGGGATCACCGACCCGTCCGGACTCGCCGACCTCTACGCCTTCGTCCACCCGCGGATCCGCAGCCTCGCCCGCTGCGGGCGGCTGATCGTCCTCGGCACCCCGCCCGAACTCGCCGACGGACCGGCCGAGTCGGCGGCCCAGCGGGCGCTTGAGGGCTTCGTCCGCTCGGCCGGCAAGGAGCTCCGGCGCGGGTCCACCGCGCATCTGCTGCTGGTGGAACCCGGGGCGGAGGAGGGGGTGGAGTCCGCGCTGCGGTTCGCGCTCTCCGCGCGCTCGGCGTACGTCTCCGGGCAGGTGCTGCGCATCGGGGCGGCCGCGCGCTCGTCGGCCGCCCCCGCGGACCGGAGCCGGCCGCTGGACGGGCGTACCGCGCTGGTCACCGGCGGCTCCCGGGGGATCGGCGAGGCCGTCGCGGAGACCCTGGCCCGGGACGGAGCCAGGGTCGTGGTGCTCGACGTGCCCGCCCAGGAGGCGGCGGCGAAGGCGGTGGCCGAGCGGATCGGCGGTTCCGCGTCGGCCCTGGCGCTGGACATCACCGCGGCCGACGCGTCCCGGCGGCTCGCCGAGCACTTCGGCCCCGGCGGCCTCGACGTGCTGGTGCACAACGCCGGCATCATCCGGGACCGCACCCTGGCCAGGATGTCCAGGGCCGAGTGGGACGCGGTGATCGGCGTCAACCTCTCCGCCCCGCAGCGGATCACCGGGGCCCTGCTGGCGGACGGCACCCTGGCGGACGCGGCCCGGGTGGTCTGCACCGCCTCGATCAGCGGCATCGCCGGCAACGTCGGACAGGCCAACTACGCGGCCAGCAAGGCGGGTCTGATCGGCCTGGTCGGCGCGCTCGGCCGGGACCGGCGGACGCTGGAGCGCGGGATCACCGTCAACGCCGTCGCCCCCGGCTTCATCGAGACCTCGATGACCGCCTCCATCCCGCTCTTCGTCCGCGAGGCCGGCCGCCGGATGACCAGCCTCAACCAGGGCGGCCTGCCGGTGGACGTGGCCGAGGCGGTGGCCTTCCTGGCCGCGCCCGGCAGCGGGGCGATCACCGGTCAGGTGCTGCGGGTCTGCGGCCAGGCCCTGCTCGGCGCGTGA
- a CDS encoding FAD-dependent oxidoreductase — MTGDRTDSPGGQGPDYDVVVVGSGFGGAVAALRLTEKGYRVGVLEAGRRFAREELPKNSFALRDYLWAPRLGMYGIQRIHLLGKAMVLAGAGVGGGSLNYANTLYVPPREFFQDRQWAGITDWQQELAPYYDQAQRMLGARLNPTTTVADEHLRAAAESMGVGGTFHATPVGVFFGDGRDAGGAAGARAAAGAEVADPYFGGAGPSRRACVECGECMTGCRRGAKNTLNENYLHLAERGGAVIHPMTTATRLEERADGTLAVHTVPTDRQRSGPVRVFTARWVVLAAGTYGTQTLLHRMADEGVLPRLSRRLGELTRTNSESLVGALTFPRRYRARWGRDAELDFTKGVAITSSIHPDEHTHIENVRYGKGSNLMALICVPQYRVGGRLPKPLAAAWAFARHPVMVGRTITTRGWSEHTIIGLVMQTRDNSLRTLRKPRGFKKGLLTAVQGHGEPNPVHIPQGAEAARALAERINGFAGTNIGELTGRPLTAHFLGGCPIGASPEDGVVDPYHRLYGHPGISVVDGAAVSANLGVNPALTITAQAERAMALWPNAGEEDPRPAPGAAYRRLAPVAPRWPAVPKGAFGQLLLPVPEVPAKEE; from the coding sequence ATGACCGGCGATCGAACCGACTCCCCGGGCGGGCAGGGCCCGGACTACGACGTCGTGGTGGTCGGCTCCGGCTTCGGCGGAGCGGTCGCCGCGCTGCGGCTGACCGAGAAGGGCTACCGGGTCGGCGTACTGGAGGCCGGCCGCCGCTTCGCCCGGGAGGAGCTGCCGAAGAACTCCTTCGCGCTGCGCGACTACCTCTGGGCACCGCGGCTGGGGATGTACGGAATCCAGCGGATCCACCTGCTGGGCAAGGCGATGGTGCTGGCCGGCGCGGGCGTCGGCGGCGGCTCGCTCAACTACGCCAACACCCTGTACGTGCCGCCACGGGAGTTCTTCCAGGACCGCCAGTGGGCCGGGATCACCGACTGGCAGCAGGAGTTGGCCCCCTACTACGACCAGGCGCAGCGGATGCTGGGCGCCCGCCTCAACCCGACCACCACCGTCGCGGACGAGCATCTGCGGGCGGCGGCCGAGTCGATGGGCGTCGGCGGGACCTTCCACGCCACCCCGGTCGGGGTCTTCTTCGGCGACGGCCGGGACGCCGGCGGCGCGGCCGGGGCCAGGGCCGCCGCGGGCGCGGAGGTGGCCGATCCGTACTTCGGCGGGGCCGGCCCGAGCCGCCGGGCCTGCGTGGAGTGCGGGGAGTGCATGACCGGCTGCCGGCGCGGCGCCAAGAACACCCTCAACGAGAACTACCTCCACCTCGCCGAGCGCGGCGGCGCGGTGATCCACCCGATGACCACCGCGACCCGGCTGGAGGAGCGGGCGGACGGCACCCTCGCCGTCCACACCGTGCCGACGGACCGTCAGCGAAGTGGCCCGGTAAGGGTGTTCACCGCGCGGTGGGTGGTGCTGGCGGCCGGCACCTACGGCACCCAGACGCTGCTGCACCGGATGGCGGACGAGGGCGTGCTCCCCCGGCTCTCCCGCCGGCTGGGCGAGCTGACCCGCACCAACTCCGAGTCCCTGGTCGGCGCGCTGACCTTCCCACGCCGCTACCGCGCGCGCTGGGGCCGGGACGCGGAACTGGACTTCACCAAGGGCGTGGCGATCACCTCCTCCATCCACCCCGACGAGCACACCCACATCGAGAACGTCCGCTACGGCAAGGGCTCCAACCTGATGGCGCTGATCTGCGTGCCGCAGTACCGGGTGGGCGGGCGGCTGCCGAAGCCGCTGGCGGCGGCCTGGGCGTTCGCGCGGCATCCGGTGATGGTGGGGCGGACGATCACCACCCGCGGGTGGTCCGAGCACACCATCATCGGCCTGGTGATGCAGACCCGGGACAACTCGCTGCGCACCCTGCGCAAGCCCAGGGGCTTCAAGAAGGGCCTCCTCACCGCCGTCCAGGGGCACGGCGAGCCCAACCCGGTGCACATCCCGCAGGGCGCGGAGGCGGCCCGGGCGCTGGCCGAGCGGATCAACGGCTTCGCCGGCACCAACATCGGCGAGCTGACCGGCCGGCCGCTCACCGCGCACTTCCTGGGCGGCTGCCCGATCGGCGCCTCGCCGGAGGACGGCGTGGTCGACCCCTACCACCGCCTCTACGGGCATCCGGGGATCAGCGTGGTGGACGGCGCCGCGGTCTCCGCGAACCTCGGGGTGAACCCGGCCCTGACCATCACGGCGCAGGCGGAGCGGGCGATGGCGCTGTGGCCGAACGCGGGCGAGGAGGACCCCCGGCCGGCGCCGGGTGCGGCCTACCGCCGGCTGGCGCCGGTGGCGCCGCGGTGGCCGGCGGTGCCGAAGGGGGCCTTCGGGCAGCTGCTGCTGCCCGTGCCGGAGGTGCCGGCCAAGGAGGAGTGA
- a CDS encoding SDR family oxidoreductase — translation MRVFVTGASGWIGSAVVPDLVEGGHQVLGLARSDSSAQALRAAGVEPVRGSLDDLDTLRAAAESADGVIHLAFNHELAFAQGDFKGAVEADRRAVEALGEPLAGSGKPFVLASGTPVEAGRTATERDGHAVPPLDAVPPQAAGPVGRMATAEWVLSLADHGVRSSVVRLPRTNHGEGDKGFVATLVQTARDKGVAGYYGDGGNRWPAVHRLDSAHMFRIALEEAPAGSTLHAVADEGVPLREIAEVIGRHLDLPTAAVPPEEAQAHFGWLAMVLAQDQPASSTLSRELTGWRPTQPGLLADLDKGHYFA, via the coding sequence ATGCGTGTATTCGTCACCGGCGCGTCCGGCTGGATCGGCTCCGCCGTGGTCCCCGATCTCGTCGAGGGCGGCCACCAGGTACTCGGGCTGGCCCGCTCCGACTCCTCCGCCCAGGCCCTGCGCGCGGCCGGCGTCGAGCCGGTCCGCGGCAGCCTCGACGACCTGGACACCCTCCGCGCCGCGGCCGAGTCCGCCGACGGGGTGATCCATCTCGCCTTCAACCACGAGCTCGCCTTCGCCCAGGGCGACTTCAAGGGCGCGGTGGAGGCCGACCGGCGGGCCGTCGAGGCGCTCGGCGAGCCGCTGGCCGGCAGCGGCAAGCCGTTCGTCCTGGCCTCCGGCACCCCGGTCGAGGCCGGCCGGACGGCGACCGAGCGGGACGGGCACGCCGTCCCGCCGCTGGACGCCGTGCCGCCGCAGGCCGCCGGGCCGGTCGGCCGGATGGCCACCGCCGAATGGGTGCTCTCGCTGGCCGACCACGGGGTCCGCTCCTCCGTGGTCCGCCTGCCGCGGACCAACCACGGCGAGGGCGACAAGGGCTTCGTCGCCACCCTGGTGCAGACCGCCCGGGACAAGGGCGTGGCCGGCTACTACGGCGACGGCGGCAACCGCTGGCCGGCCGTCCACCGCCTGGACTCGGCGCACATGTTCCGGATCGCCCTGGAGGAGGCCCCGGCAGGATCCACCCTCCACGCGGTCGCCGACGAGGGCGTTCCGCTGCGCGAGATCGCCGAGGTGATCGGCCGCCACCTGGACCTCCCGACCGCCGCCGTCCCGCCGGAGGAGGCGCAGGCCCACTTCGGCTGGCTGGCCATGGTGCTCGCCCAGGACCAGCCGGCGTCCAGCACCCTCAGCCGCGAGCTGACCGGCTGGCGGCCCACCCAGCCGGGCCTGCTGGCGGACCTCGACAAGGGCCACTACTTCGCCTGA